One Turneriella parva DSM 21527 genomic region harbors:
- a CDS encoding pirin family protein: MQKILHRANTRGYADHGWLKSNHTFSFAGYHDASRMNFGALRVLNDDRVAPGMGFGMHGHSDMEIVSIPLSGSLAHKDSTGRSETILSGDVQIMSAGTGIMHSEFNPDNAKEVNFLQIWVLPEKRGIAPRYGQRSFDLEAKRNSFIKVVSWQESGDALWINQRAEFSQGVFDPGTKVQLKPSAENTGFYLFVIKGSVEVAGETLQNRDAIGISGADTIDITVKDDARLLAIEVPLS; encoded by the coding sequence ATGCAAAAAATTCTGCACCGCGCGAACACCCGGGGGTACGCCGACCATGGCTGGCTGAAGAGCAACCACACGTTCAGTTTCGCAGGCTATCACGATGCATCGCGCATGAATTTTGGCGCACTGCGCGTGCTCAACGACGACCGCGTCGCGCCCGGCATGGGCTTCGGCATGCACGGCCACTCAGACATGGAAATTGTGTCGATACCGCTTTCGGGTTCGCTGGCGCACAAAGACTCGACCGGCCGCAGCGAGACAATCTTGAGCGGCGATGTGCAGATCATGTCGGCGGGCACCGGTATTATGCACTCTGAGTTCAACCCCGACAACGCCAAAGAGGTTAACTTTTTGCAAATCTGGGTGCTGCCCGAAAAGCGCGGCATTGCACCGCGCTATGGCCAGCGCAGTTTTGACCTTGAGGCGAAACGCAATAGTTTCATCAAAGTTGTCAGCTGGCAAGAAAGTGGCGACGCATTGTGGATTAACCAACGCGCCGAATTCTCTCAGGGCGTGTTCGACCCGGGCACCAAAGTTCAACTGAAACCTTCGGCCGAAAATACGGGCTTCTATCTGTTCGTCATCAAGGGCAGCGTCGAGGTTGCGGGTGAAACGCTGCAGAACCGCGACGCAATCGGCATATCTGGCGCAGATACAATCGACATCACCGTCAAAGATGATGCGCGCCTTCTGGCGATCGAAGTGCCCCTCTCGTGA
- a CDS encoding NfeD family protein — MEYFSNFWFWLIGGSTLVLLEFLIPGLVVIFLGLGALITSGLLYMGYIREAWLAITCFGVASILMLATLRKMILRFYPSLTEKVETDEEALIVGQRARAVSLLSAHDYSGRVKYSGTTWPARSEAGEIAEGAEVEITGQDNINLVVKKVAD, encoded by the coding sequence ATGGAATATTTCAGCAACTTTTGGTTTTGGTTAATAGGGGGATCGACCCTCGTTCTGCTTGAATTTCTGATTCCGGGGCTTGTGGTCATTTTTCTGGGTCTTGGCGCGCTCATCACCTCGGGCCTGCTGTACATGGGTTACATACGCGAAGCATGGCTTGCTATCACCTGTTTCGGTGTGGCTTCGATTCTGATGCTGGCGACGCTGCGCAAAATGATTCTGCGTTTTTATCCCTCGCTGACTGAAAAGGTTGAGACCGATGAAGAAGCGCTGATCGTCGGGCAGCGTGCCCGCGCTGTGTCGTTGCTTTCGGCGCACGACTATTCGGGCCGCGTCAAATATTCGGGCACTACCTGGCCCGCGCGCAGCGAAGCAGGTGAAATTGCCGAAGGTGCAGAAGTCGAAATCACCGGCCAGGACAATATAAACCTTGTCGTGAAAAAAGTCGCAGACTAA
- a CDS encoding SPFH domain-containing protein, with protein MENFATILVLGIFFLVLRMFRIIPMRALAVKERLGAFKGVLKPGFHFIVPFIDRIAYVHDAREQVIDIPKQRCITRDNVEVDVDGVVYLKVVDAQKASYGISNYHAAVISLAQTTMRSEIGKMALDDTFRERDKINDKIVMEIDKASEPWGIKFIRYEIRTIEPSANMMNTMEKQMEAERQKRADITLAQGEKQARINVSEGEKQAAINVSTGEKQKRINEAEGRSKEITLVADATANGLKRIAQAIGQPGGASAVKMRIVEQFLEEFGKVLAHSKISVVPGRIAELQAYFQGLSTLTGQTAEAAKPATQQPRSAK; from the coding sequence ATGGAAAACTTTGCCACTATTCTCGTGCTGGGCATCTTCTTTTTGGTGCTGCGCATGTTTCGTATTATACCCATGCGCGCGCTTGCGGTTAAAGAGAGGCTTGGCGCCTTTAAGGGTGTCTTAAAGCCGGGCTTTCACTTTATTGTGCCCTTCATCGACCGCATTGCGTACGTGCACGATGCGCGTGAACAGGTCATCGACATACCCAAACAGCGCTGTATCACGCGCGATAACGTCGAAGTCGATGTCGACGGCGTTGTCTACCTCAAGGTCGTCGATGCGCAGAAGGCGAGTTATGGCATCAGCAACTACCATGCAGCCGTCATTTCGCTCGCGCAGACGACCATGCGCTCTGAAATCGGCAAAATGGCGCTCGACGATACCTTTCGCGAGCGGGACAAAATTAACGACAAGATCGTGATGGAGATCGACAAAGCCTCTGAGCCGTGGGGCATTAAGTTTATTCGCTACGAGATACGCACTATTGAACCCTCTGCGAACATGATGAACACCATGGAAAAACAGATGGAAGCCGAGCGGCAGAAGCGCGCTGACATTACGCTCGCACAGGGCGAAAAACAGGCGCGTATCAATGTTTCAGAAGGCGAGAAACAGGCCGCGATCAATGTTTCGACAGGTGAAAAGCAGAAGCGCATCAACGAAGCCGAAGGCCGCAGTAAAGAGATCACTCTCGTTGCTGACGCGACTGCCAACGGACTCAAGCGCATCGCTCAGGCGATCGGCCAGCCGGGTGGCGCGTCAGCGGTCAAGATGCGCATTGTCGAACAGTTTCTCGAAGAATTCGGCAAAGTGCTCGCGCACTCGAAAATTTCTGTCGTGCCAGGCCGCATCGCCGAGCTGCAGGCATACTTTCAGGGGCTATCGACGCTGACCGGCCAGACAGCAGAGGCCGCCAAACCGGCAACACAACAACCCAGGAGCGCAAAATGA
- a CDS encoding SPFH domain-containing protein gives MNPFDIIVWGGLFVYFLFKLVRSVRIIPPRVAAIVERLGKYHKTLLSGFHVLIPFIDKVTYIQDLKEEAMTVPPQDCFTHDNVKVEVDGVIYMMVTDPMLASYGVTDFRQATVQLAQTTIRSVMGTLDLDRTFEEREMINQKIVSVLSEVGQTWGIRVLRYEIKNIVPPVSVKNAMERQMTAERERRAQIARSEGDMQSNINNSEGLMTELVNRSEGEKQRRINEAEGRAKEIEALANATAQAIESVAAAVREPGGNQAMALRLTESYLNKLSGVARKDATVIIPSDLTRLDEQLAALGLKSSANKES, from the coding sequence ATGAATCCGTTTGATATTATTGTCTGGGGCGGTTTATTCGTCTATTTTCTCTTTAAGCTTGTGCGCTCGGTGCGCATTATTCCCCCGCGCGTCGCGGCAATCGTCGAGCGGCTGGGCAAGTACCATAAGACCCTGCTCAGCGGCTTTCACGTGCTGATTCCATTCATCGACAAGGTCACTTACATTCAAGACCTCAAAGAAGAGGCGATGACTGTGCCGCCGCAAGACTGCTTCACGCACGATAACGTGAAGGTCGAAGTCGACGGGGTGATCTACATGATGGTAACCGACCCGATGCTCGCCAGCTATGGCGTAACCGATTTTCGCCAGGCGACCGTGCAGCTTGCGCAGACGACAATTCGTTCGGTCATGGGCACGCTTGACCTCGACCGCACGTTCGAAGAGCGCGAGATGATTAACCAGAAGATCGTCAGCGTGCTCTCAGAAGTCGGGCAAACCTGGGGTATCAGGGTGTTGCGTTACGAAATCAAGAACATTGTGCCGCCGGTGTCGGTGAAGAATGCGATGGAGCGCCAAATGACTGCCGAGCGTGAACGCCGCGCGCAGATTGCCCGCTCAGAAGGCGACATGCAGTCGAATATCAACAATTCAGAAGGTCTCATGACCGAACTCGTGAACCGTTCTGAAGGTGAAAAACAGCGTCGTATCAACGAAGCCGAGGGCCGCGCGAAAGAAATTGAGGCGCTCGCGAATGCAACTGCGCAGGCTATTGAATCGGTCGCCGCCGCGGTACGCGAACCCGGCGGCAACCAGGCGATGGCGCTGAGACTTACCGAGTCATACCTGAACAAACTCTCAGGCGTGGCGCGCAAAGACGCGACGGTGATCATTCCGTCTGACCTGACGCGGCTCGACGAGCAGCTCGCGGCGCTGGGCCTCAAGTCTTCAGCTAACAAAGAAAGTTAG